From Ureaplasma urealyticum serovar 8 str. ATCC 27618:
TAGTGGAATGTGTTCACAAGATTTTATGTTTTTAGGTTTTTTAGGTAAAACACAAAAACAACGCGTTGAGAAATTAAAACAATACAAAAATTTACAAACAACTTTTGTTATTTATGAAGCTGTACATCGCCTACAAACAACTTTAATGGATGTTTATGAAACATGAGGAGATGTTTTAGTTTTTATTGGTCGTGAATTAACAAAGAAAAATGAAAGCCACTACTATGGTTATCTTTCACAATTACCTCCAATTACTGAAAAAGGTGAATTTGTAATTGTTATTGATAATAAAACGAATTTTGATGTTATTAAAAACAATGATATTAATGAATGTTTAAATGAAATTCGTACTTTAATTAAACAAAACTTTAAATTAAAAGATGCTTGCAAAGAAGTAAGTAAGACTTCTGGTTTTGATAGTAAAGAGCTATATAAATTAATGGTTAACCAAAAATAGTATGCTAGATAAATTAATTAAAACTCTAAAAAATCCTCATAGTATTGATGACATTGTTGGTCAAAAAGATTTATTAGATGAAATTGGTATAATTAGAAAAATGGTTAATCACCATCAAGTATTCAATTTAATTTTCTATGGCCCCCCAGGTGTAGGAAAATCATCGCTTGCTAAAGTTTTAGCACAAGATTTAAAGGTTCCATTTGCTTTTTTTAATCCTGTTGTTGATTCAAAAAAGCAATTAATGCAAATCATTGAACAAGCATTAGATTTAAATAACTTTATTATCATTATTGATGAAATTCATCGATTAAATAAAGATAAACAAGATATTTTATTACCAATTATTGAAGCAAATAAAATTAAATTATTTGCGACAACAACTGAAAATCCATTTTTTGTTATTAACCCTGCTTTAAGAAGTCGTTGCCAACTATTATCATTAAAACCATTAACGAGTTCACAAATTAGTGAACGAATTAAAACTTTGATTAATGTTGAAGAAGTTTTTGAACCACAAGCTTTTAATTTATTAATTACTAAAACTAATGGTGATTTACGAGCTGTTATTAATACGCTAGAAATTATTCACTTATTATATAAAGAACATAAAGTTGATTATGTATTATTAAAACGAATTATGCAAGAATCATATGCATTAGGAGCGAGTGATGGCGATGAAATTCATGACTTAAAATCAGCTTTTCATAAATCAATGCGTGGAAGTGATTGTGATGCAGCTTTATATTATTTAGCACGTTTAATAATCATAGGTGATTTTGAAGCGATTTATCGAAGAATTAGTGTTTGTGTTCATGAAGATATAGGTTTAGCTAATCCTAATCTATGTTTACGTGTTGATCAAGGAATTAATTCTTGTCGATTTTTAGGATATCCAGAAAATCAAGTAATTTTAGCTAATTTAGTTTTACAAATTTGTTTATCAAATAAATCAAACTCTGTGTATCTTGCTTATCATAAAGCATTTGAAGATGCTGCTAATGGCAAACAATATTCAATTCCAAATCATATTCGTGATGCTCATTATGCATCAGCAATAAAATTAGGTGTTCATGGTTATAAATATCCACACGATTTTAAAAATAACTATGTTAATCAACAATATTTGCCACGTGAATTAGCAAACAAAAAATATTATGTTCCCCAAAATAACGAACAAGAGTTTAAATTAAACCAAAACCAACAAAAATTTAAAAATAATAATTAAAAATTTTAAGGAGAAAAATATGTTAAAACAAAAGAAATTTTTTATCTCTACTCCCATTTACTATTCTTCTGGAAATCCTCATATTGGTCATGCTTATACAACGATCATTGCTGATGTTTTAGCACGTTATAAACGCTTGTTTGGATACGATGTTTTCTTTTTAACAGGAATGGATGAGCATGGTCAAAAAATCCAACAAAAAGCTTTTGAAGAAAACATTTCTCCCAAAGCTTTGGTCGATCGTAATTCAATTATTTTTTTAAATTTATGAAAACGATTACATATTAGTTTTTCAAAATTTATTCGTACAACGCAAATGGATCATGAAGAGTCTGTACAAAAAGTTTTTAGTTACTTATATAAACAAGGCAAAATTTATTTAGGCCAATGGACAGGTTATTATTGTGTATCATGCGAAGAAAATTATAATCCTGCTGAAATTATTAAAAGTCAAGATAATATAATGTTGTGCCGCATGGGTCATAAATTAGAAACTAAGTCTGAAGAATCATATTTTTATAAAATGAGTGATCAAGCACCATTTTTAAAAACTTACTATCAAAACCATCCAAACTTTATTATTCCAAATGAACGTGCAAATGAAATGATTAATAACTTCTTAAATAATTTAGAAGATTTAAGTATTTCACGTACTACTTTTGATTGAGGGATTCCTATTGCTGAAAATCCAAAACATGTGATTTATGTTTGATTAGATGCATTAATGAACTATTTAACTGCAACTGGTTATTTATCAAATAATGATGAATTATTTCAAAAATATTGATGTGATAATGAAACTGAAATTGTTCATTTATTATCAAAGGAAATTGCACGTTTTCATTGCATTTATTGACCAATCTTTTTAAATGATTTACAAATTCGTTTTCCATCAACAATTTTATCACATGGATGAATCATTACAAAAGAAGGTAAAATGTCTAAATCATTAGGTAATGTAATTGATCCTAATGTTTTAATTGATACTTATGGTGTGGATGCACTTCGTTATTATTTAATGGCTGATTTAAGTTTATTTAGAGATGCTATTTTTAGTGAAGATAATTTGATTGAAACTTATAATACTCAATTAGCAAATAGCTATGGTAACATGATTTCAAGAACATTGGGAATGTTAAAAAAATATCGAAATAATATAGTTCCAAAATATGTTGGTTGTGTTTTAAAAAATGATGAAAAATTAGAAAATTTAATTAATAAAAATATTGAATTAGTTCAAGAAAATATTAATAAATATAGTATTGATAAAGCACTTAATTGCATTCAAGAAATTTTAGTTGAAGCAAATAAATATGTTGAGGATAATAAACCTTGAGAATTAGCTAAAAATCAACAAGAGCAAGAATTAGATTCACTTTTAGTTCATTTAGTAAAAGTTATTCAAGTAACTACTACTTTATTATCACCAATTTTAATTGAAGGAAGTAAAAAAGCAGTTGAACAATTAAATTTTGATGAATCTTTCTTAACTTTAGCTAGTTTAGCATCTTATGATATATTAAACTACCACAAAGTTAATGATTCAAAACCAATTTTTGCAAGAATCATTGTAGAAAAACAATAAAATCTTTAATTCTTTGTAATTATTAAAATAATTAAGCTTTTTTTATATAATTTATAAGACTAACATTTAATAGTAGTTGAGGAATTAATGAGGTTAAGATATAAAATCTTATGCGCTAGCTTAGGAGTGGTTGGTGTTGCTGGTGTTATTGCTGCAATATCAATTGATTATAAACAAATTCCAATTGTTTATGCAAATGGTAGTTCATCAGTATTACCCTTAATTCAGGCCTTATCTGAAAAACATCATAAACAAGATATTATTTCTAATGCTGGAGGTTCTTCGTTAGGAATAATTGAAGCTGTTGAACAAAGAACTAATATAGGCGTAAGTTCACGTAGTCCAAATATTGATTTTGAGCAACAAAGTGTTGAAAAAAGTCATGTAGTTTATGATAGGTGAAAACAAAATCAATTGAAAACTTATACAATTGCTTGAGATGGTATAGGCATTATTTATAAACTCAATAAAACTAATCATGAATTAGTTTTAACAAAAGACAATATTATTAAATTGTTTAAAGCTTTTACTGGGAATGAACAAGTAAGTTATTATGATCTTGATCCCCAATTACCAAAAACACCAATTTTAGCTTATTCACGTACAGGTGGAGCAAATGCCTCAGGGACAGCCGAGGCTTTTTTGACTTCTAATCCATTAATTTCTAAAAAAGAATTTAAAAAAAAATATCATGATATTTATAAGGTTATTGAAGCTGGTACTTATGGCAAATTAATAAGAAGTACTGAAGAATCAAATACTCAAGCTTGAACAAATATTTCTAAAGATAATGTAGATGGATCAATAACTTATTTATCAACAGGTTTTATTCTTAAAAATTATGATCAAATTATTGCTAAAGGATATAAGATTGCTTATTTACAAAATAAAGATTTAAAAAATTATTTACCTTTTGAAATTAATGAAAACAAACAAGAAATTATTAATGTTGCTAAAACTTATGGATGATATCGACCTTTTAATTTAGTTTTTAGTTTAAATATGCAAGGAATTAAAAATACTAAAGAATTCGTTTGATGATTATTAACCAATAAAAAAGTTGAAAAAATCATTCAAGAATCAGGGTTTATTCCCCTTACTTTTGAACAAAAAAATTCAATGTTCTTAAAACCTTATAAAGATGAACAATCTTTTCAAGAAGCCATTAACAATCAAAGCGCAAAAAACAATTTTTTTGTAAGTGATTTTGAATTAATAGAATCGAATAGAATTAATATATTAGGAGCAAAATCAGCATAATGAGTATTTTAAATCTTAATTCGCAACAGACTAAAAAAATCATTTTTAACAAAAAAATAAAAGATAAACTAGCTAAAACGTTAGTTATTAGTTTTGCTTGATTATTTTCTATTTGTTTTATTGGTTTAGTTGTTTTTATTATTATTCGTTCAATACCTGGCTTTGAAGCTTATGGATTAAAAAACATTTTTTGAAGCAAGAATTTTAACTTAGCTGATTATGCTGTTGGTTCATCAGTTTGATTTCCATTAGCAATTACTTTGCTTGTTTCGTTTGGTGCAATTATAATTGCTGCTCCAATTGGTATTAAAACAGCTACTTTTATTAAGTTTAGAATTAAAAACAAAAGATTACAAAAATTTTTTAGAGTCACGATTTTAGCATTAGCTGGGATTCCTTCAGTTATTTTTGGATTATTTGCTATTCAGTCTTTAGGTCCTGCAATTTCGTTTGTTTTCCACATTGATACTGTTCAAAACATTACTACGTCAATGTTTATGTTAGCGTTTATTATTATTCCGACAATTATTTCTTTAACGCTAAGCACATATGATGGTATTGATATGCGTTTAATTGAAAATGGGATAGGAATGGGAAGTTCTTATACACGTTCAATTTATAAGATTTTTAAAAAAGAAGCTCGTGGTGGTATCATTATTGCCATTATTATTGCTTTAGGTCGTGCGATCGGCGAAACAATGGCCATTAGTATGATTTTAAGTGATCAAGGTTACCAAAACATTTTTGGTACTGGTTTTTTACAAATTATGCACTCTGCTCTTCGTCCATTAGGTGCTGTAATTTCAGCTAACATGTTCGCTGAAAATGGTGGCGAAGGTTTAAGAGGATTACTATATGTTTATGGGATCGTTTTATTTGTAGCGATTATGATTTTAAATGGCCTTGTAACTTATTTAACAAGAAAACGTTCAAAGAAAACATATGCTTGATTTATTAAATTAGAAAAAAGTTTAGCTTATATAGTTTGTTTTATACCAGATCAATTAAAAATTTTATATGAGAAAATTACGCATCGTTCCCAATATAAATTACATGTAAACAATTTGGATAACTTAAATAACTATATTACAGATCGTATTCAAAATCGAAAACTAAAACGTTTATATACTATTCACAAATTATTTTTTGAATCATTAGCGTTTATGGTTGCTTTTGCTTTTTTAGCTTGAATTTCACTAGATATTTTAGTTAATGGAATTAAAGCAATTAATTTACCAACATCAACAGTAGTAGCTTATACAAAAAACACAACTGGACAAGCAACAATTAATACTTTAATAATTATTATTGTCGCAATTTTAATTGGCTTACCATTTTCATTGTTTGTCGCAATTTATATTAATGAATATGCTAAAAATAAATGACCAAAAAAAGTTTTATTATTTTTTATTGATTCATTTGGATCAACGCCTTCGATTATTTTTGGGATGTTTGGTTTAGTTATTTTTATTGAAATTTTTGGTTTTACTTCAATGGGTAATATTGGTAAATCACTATTAGCGGGTGCTTTAACAATTACTTTAGTAGTCCTTCCAACATTTACACGTTCAATTCAACAATCTTTAAAAGCAGTACCAATGAGCATTCGTGAAAATGCTTATGGATTAGGATGTTCAAAGTGAGAAACGATTGTTAAATTAGTTTTACCACAAGCAAAAAAAGGAATTATTTCTGCGATTGTATTAACAATTGGTCGAATTGTAGCTGAAACTGCACCATTGTATCTAACAGCAGGTTTATCATCAGCTCAAAGCATAACAATTTTAAATCCTGGACAAACATTAACAACACGTATTTATGCTCAATTATATGAAAATAATACAAATATTGCTCATAATGTAATGTACGAATCTGCTTTTATTACTTTATGATTAGTTATTGCATTAATCATCATTGCTCACGTTATTGTTCCTTATTTTGAATTTATTAAACATGATATTAAAAAATGGTTTAAAATTTTAAAAAATTATCTTCGCGCACCTTACATGCGTGATATTAAAGTTTTCAAACCACAAATTTATCAAAAACATCTTTATTTAACACATAATCAAGCCAAAATCATGGGATATAATGAATCAGTAAATAAAGTTGCTAAAATTGGTTTAAAGTTATATGAAATTCGTTATGTTGATGATGAACAAATTCAAAAAGAGTTATTAAAAGTTAGGGGATAAAAATATGAATGATCAAAAAGACAATAAAGAAATTCAAACAATTGTTCCTTTAAATCAAAAAACTAATTTAAATGAATTGGATGCTAAAGCAATTTATGATGAATTTCAAAAATTAAATAAATACCAAAGAGCTTTTGCTTGACTAAAACTTCCAAAACAAAAAAAAGCTGAATTAAAGCAATTTTTAAATAAGAAAAAAACGCAAGTTGATTTGCTAAAAGAAGATTTTAATGACGCAAATGTTTTTGAAATTCGAAACTTTAATTTTTGATATATGAATCGAACAAAACATGTTCTACATGATTTAAATTTGGATATTAAAAGAAATAAAGTAACAGCATTTATTGGCCCAAGTGGTTGTGGTAAATCAACTTTTTTAAGAAATTTAAATCAATTAAACGATTTAATAGAAGGGACTAGTCACGAAGGTGAAATTTATTTTTTAGGAACTAATACACGTTCAAAAAAAATATCATCATTAGAATTAAGAACACGAATCGGGATGGTTTTTCAAAAACCAACACCATTTGAAATGAGTATTTTTGATAATATTGCATATGGTCCACGAAATAATGGAATTAACGATCGTAAAATTTTAGAAAAAATTGTTGAAAAATCATTAAAAAGTGCAGCTTTATGAGATGAAGTTAAAGATGATTTAGATAAAGCTGGGAACGCTTTATCAGGTGGTCAGCAACAACGTTTATGTATTGCGCGAGCAATTGCTTTAGAGCCAGAGGTGTTGTTAATGGATGAACCAACAAGTGCTTTAGATCCAATTGCAACAGCTAAAATTGAAGAATTAATATTAGAATTAAAAAAGAAATATTCTATTATTATTGTGACTCACTCAATGGCACAAGCCCAGCGAATAAGTGATGAAACTGTGTTTTTTTATCAAGGATGAATTGAAGAAGCAGGAGAAACAAAAACTATTTTTATCCATCCTAAAAATAAAAGAACAAAAGATTATATTTCTGGAAAGATTGGTTAATAAAAAGAACTGGTGATATATTTATGGCTACTAATTATTTTTTAATGAAGGAATCACAATGTGATTTACTAAATGATTTTAAAAACTTTTTTCAAATGGTAATTGATAATCAAAAATTGATTTGTGATTTATTAAAAAACGATCAATCATCATATAAAGAAACATATGAAAAAGCTTGTTTTTTAGAAAAAAAAGTTAATACAACATACGCTGATATGTTAGAAGAAATTATGTGAATTATTCAACGTGACCAACCACGTGCTAGTTATTTACGTTTTTTTATTGCAGGAATTAATTCTATTAAAGATTTAGAAAGAATTTCTGATCACTCTGAAATTATTTGTGAATACTTTTTAGAAACTGAATTTGATGAAGAACAAAAAAATATTTTTTTAACTAGCTTTGAGATTTCTAATCAAATTCTTTCT
This genomic window contains:
- the rsmI gene encoding 16S rRNA (cytidine(1402)-2'-O)-methyltransferase, encoding MKLCDKEYILSIIATPIGNLEEASERVIKSLNEAYVILCEDTRMTSKLLHLLNIYDYKKLVSFHNFNEVEKLNEAINYIKKYPTALVSDAGYPTISDPGYKLINECHRQNIGVQVINGPSSLMHALVASGMCSQDFMFLGFLGKTQKQRVEKLKQYKNLQTTFVIYEAVHRLQTTLMDVYETWGDVLVFIGRELTKKNESHYYGYLSQLPPITEKGEFVIVIDNKTNFDVIKNNDINECLNEIRTLIKQNFKLKDACKEVSKTSGFDSKELYKLMVNQK
- a CDS encoding replication-associated recombination protein A; its protein translation is MLDKLIKTLKNPHSIDDIVGQKDLLDEIGIIRKMVNHHQVFNLIFYGPPGVGKSSLAKVLAQDLKVPFAFFNPVVDSKKQLMQIIEQALDLNNFIIIIDEIHRLNKDKQDILLPIIEANKIKLFATTTENPFFVINPALRSRCQLLSLKPLTSSQISERIKTLINVEEVFEPQAFNLLITKTNGDLRAVINTLEIIHLLYKEHKVDYVLLKRIMQESYALGASDGDEIHDLKSAFHKSMRGSDCDAALYYLARLIIIGDFEAIYRRISVCVHEDIGLANPNLCLRVDQGINSCRFLGYPENQVILANLVLQICLSNKSNSVYLAYHKAFEDAANGKQYSIPNHIRDAHYASAIKLGVHGYKYPHDFKNNYVNQQYLPRELANKKYYVPQNNEQEFKLNQNQQKFKNNN
- the metG gene encoding methionine--tRNA ligase codes for the protein MLKQKKFFISTPIYYSSGNPHIGHAYTTIIADVLARYKRLFGYDVFFLTGMDEHGQKIQQKAFEENISPKALVDRNSIIFLNLWKRLHISFSKFIRTTQMDHEESVQKVFSYLYKQGKIYLGQWTGYYCVSCEENYNPAEIIKSQDNIMLCRMGHKLETKSEESYFYKMSDQAPFLKTYYQNHPNFIIPNERANEMINNFLNNLEDLSISRTTFDWGIPIAENPKHVIYVWLDALMNYLTATGYLSNNDELFQKYWCDNETEIVHLLSKEIARFHCIYWPIFLNDLQIRFPSTILSHGWIITKEGKMSKSLGNVIDPNVLIDTYGVDALRYYLMADLSLFRDAIFSEDNLIETYNTQLANSYGNMISRTLGMLKKYRNNIVPKYVGCVLKNDEKLENLINKNIELVQENINKYSIDKALNCIQEILVEANKYVEDNKPWELAKNQQEQELDSLLVHLVKVIQVTTTLLSPILIEGSKKAVEQLNFDESFLTLASLASYDILNYHKVNDSKPIFARIIVEKQ
- a CDS encoding PstS family phosphate ABC transporter substrate-binding protein, with the protein product MRLRYKILCASLGVVGVAGVIAAISIDYKQIPIVYANGSSSVLPLIQALSEKHHKQDIISNAGGSSLGIIEAVEQRTNIGVSSRSPNIDFEQQSVEKSHVVYDRWKQNQLKTYTIAWDGIGIIYKLNKTNHELVLTKDNIIKLFKAFTGNEQVSYYDLDPQLPKTPILAYSRTGGANASGTAEAFLTSNPLISKKEFKKKYHDIYKVIEAGTYGKLIRSTEESNTQAWTNISKDNVDGSITYLSTGFILKNYDQIIAKGYKIAYLQNKDLKNYLPFEINENKQEIINVAKTYGWYRPFNLVFSLNMQGIKNTKEFVWWLLTNKKVEKIIQESGFIPLTFEQKNSMFLKPYKDEQSFQEAINNQSAKNNFFVSDFELIESNRINILGAKSA
- the pstA gene encoding phosphate ABC transporter permease PstA — protein: MSILNLNSQQTKKIIFNKKIKDKLAKTLVISFAWLFSICFIGLVVFIIIRSIPGFEAYGLKNIFWSKNFNLADYAVGSSVWFPLAITLLVSFGAIIIAAPIGIKTATFIKFRIKNKRLQKFFRVTILALAGIPSVIFGLFAIQSLGPAISFVFHIDTVQNITTSMFMLAFIIIPTIISLTLSTYDGIDMRLIENGIGMGSSYTRSIYKIFKKEARGGIIIAIIIALGRAIGETMAISMILSDQGYQNIFGTGFLQIMHSALRPLGAVISANMFAENGGEGLRGLLYVYGIVLFVAIMILNGLVTYLTRKRSKKTYAWFIKLEKSLAYIVCFIPDQLKILYEKITHRSQYKLHVNNLDNLNNYITDRIQNRKLKRLYTIHKLFFESLAFMVAFAFLAWISLDILVNGIKAINLPTSTVVAYTKNTTGQATINTLIIIIVAILIGLPFSLFVAIYINEYAKNKWPKKVLLFFIDSFGSTPSIIFGMFGLVIFIEIFGFTSMGNIGKSLLAGALTITLVVLPTFTRSIQQSLKAVPMSIRENAYGLGCSKWETIVKLVLPQAKKGIISAIVLTIGRIVAETAPLYLTAGLSSAQSITILNPGQTLTTRIYAQLYENNTNIAHNVMYESAFITLWLVIALIIIAHVIVPYFEFIKHDIKKWFKILKNYLRAPYMRDIKVFKPQIYQKHLYLTHNQAKIMGYNESVNKVAKIGLKLYEIRYVDDEQIQKELLKVRG
- the pstB gene encoding phosphate ABC transporter ATP-binding protein PstB: MNDQKDNKEIQTIVPLNQKTNLNELDAKAIYDEFQKLNKYQRAFAWLKLPKQKKAELKQFLNKKKTQVDLLKEDFNDANVFEIRNFNFWYMNRTKHVLHDLNLDIKRNKVTAFIGPSGCGKSTFLRNLNQLNDLIEGTSHEGEIYFLGTNTRSKKISSLELRTRIGMVFQKPTPFEMSIFDNIAYGPRNNGINDRKILEKIVEKSLKSAALWDEVKDDLDKAGNALSGGQQQRLCIARAIALEPEVLLMDEPTSALDPIATAKIEELILELKKKYSIIIVTHSMAQAQRISDETVFFYQGWIEEAGETKTIFIHPKNKRTKDYISGKIG
- a CDS encoding phosphate signaling complex PhoU family protein; amino-acid sequence: MATNYFLMKESQCDLLNDFKNFFQMVIDNQKLICDLLKNDQSSYKETYEKACFLEKKVNTTYADMLEEIMWIIQRDQPRASYLRFFIAGINSIKDLERISDHSEIICEYFLETEFDEEQKNIFLTSFEISNQILSDLYDFFDKNEFSVNTIEHIKDLRSKSIMKINKNLIQSLHDQSKLLDENSNYIKLILMYRHIERNIEHGINIVQNFGNVHITSR